The following DNA comes from Trueperaceae bacterium.
GGCGCGGTGCGACCCGCGTGGCGCCCGGCTGGGGCCGCGGGGGACGCGCCTCGTCGGGGCCTCTCCCTTAGGGCTCGCGCCGGCCCCTACCGGCGCTCCTGGATCCTCACCAGGTTGCCGGCGGGGTCGCGGAAGGCGCAGTCTCGCACGCCGTAGGGCTGGTTCGTGGGCTCCTGCACGACCTCGGCGCCGCTGGCTTCGAGCCGCGCGAACACGGCGTCGAGGTCGCGCGCCGCCAGGTTGATGCTGGCGTAGGTGCCCTTGGCCATCATCTCGGCCACGACGCGTCGCTCGTCCTCGGTGAGCCCGGGCGTCGCCTCGGGCGGGTAGAGGACTATCGAGGTCTCGGGCTGGCCCGCCGGCCCCACCGTGATCCAGTGCATGCCCTGGTACTCGACGTCGTTGCGGACCTCGAAGCCCAGCCCGTCGCGGTAGAACCTCAGGGCGGCCTCTGGGTCGTCTTGCGGGAGCATCGCGGAGTGGATGGTTATGTCCATGCCCGCGACTATAGGGTCGGGGTCGCCTCCCGCGCTTCTCGATTCCTGATCGGCCGCGTGACCTGCTTCGCCACGCAGGGCGGCACGCCGTGCATCTGCCCGGCGAAGCGCTGCCTGTACACGCTGGGCGGCACGCCGACGAGCTCGGTGAAGCGCGTGCTGAAGGTGCCGAGGGACGAGCAGCCGACCTCGAAGCAGACGTCGGTCACGCTCATGTCGCCGCGGCGGAGCAGGGCCATCGCCCGCTCGATGCGCCGCGTCATCAGGTAGGA
Coding sequences within:
- a CDS encoding VOC family protein, which translates into the protein MDITIHSAMLPQDDPEAALRFYRDGLGFEVRNDVEYQGMHWITVGPAGQPETSIVLYPPEATPGLTEDERRVVAEMMAKGTYASINLAARDLDAVFARLEASGAEVVQEPTNQPYGVRDCAFRDPAGNLVRIQERR
- a CDS encoding helix-turn-helix transcriptional regulator, encoding MARSPAEADRLRELVVLRRVRDRIDREYARPLNVETLARDASMSAGHLSRRFKAAFGESPYSYLMTRRIERAMALLRRGDMSVTDVCFEVGCSSLGTFSTRFTELVGVPPSVYRQRFAGQMHGVPPCVAKQVTRPIRNREAREATPTL